One window from the genome of Lysobacter helvus encodes:
- a CDS encoding STAS domain-containing protein, protein MRTPADNGAGVARDGDALVFTGALSRVAVAALWARALAQLSGVRRFDLGGTTSVDSAGLALLAALAARAGNGVVVTGDPPGLSALRDAYRLDAGLGFASA, encoded by the coding sequence ATGCGCACCCCCGCCGACAACGGCGCCGGCGTGGCGCGCGATGGCGACGCACTGGTGTTCACCGGTGCGTTGTCGCGCGTGGCGGTCGCTGCGTTGTGGGCGCGCGCGCTGGCCCAGCTGTCCGGCGTGCGCCGCTTCGACCTTGGCGGCACCACCTCGGTGGACAGCGCGGGGCTCGCGCTCCTGGCCGCCCTCGCGGCCCGCGCCGGCAACGGCGTCGTGGTGACCGGCGATCCGCCGGGGCTTTCTGCCCTCCGGGACGCCTATCGGCTCGATGCGGGCCTCGGATTCGCCTCCGCCTGA
- a CDS encoding MlaC/ttg2D family ABC transporter substrate-binding protein encodes MNQTLVAAAIATTLVLAVPSLSHAQAAVAGATLRNTPSAQVLDNSTRIVATLEKRRDEFKKNPAALDKFISSEFNQMFDRDYAARLVLGRHGRGASDADVKDFADALADSLMARYGSALINFDTGLKVRVKSETPLRNGAIVKVSSEFLRAGGQTTPVDYLMRKTGTKWQVFDVMVEGVSFVQTFRSQFDAPLSTKSIKQVAADLRAGRVQPDAKQ; translated from the coding sequence ATCAACCAGACCCTCGTCGCCGCCGCCATCGCGACCACGCTCGTGCTCGCCGTGCCGTCGCTGTCGCATGCCCAGGCCGCGGTCGCCGGTGCGACGCTGCGCAACACGCCCAGCGCGCAGGTGCTCGACAACAGCACGCGCATCGTCGCCACGCTCGAAAAGCGCCGCGACGAATTCAAGAAGAACCCGGCCGCGCTCGACAAGTTCATCTCGAGCGAGTTCAACCAGATGTTCGACCGCGACTACGCGGCGCGCCTGGTGCTCGGCCGCCACGGCCGCGGTGCGTCGGATGCCGACGTCAAGGATTTCGCCGACGCGCTCGCCGACAGCCTGATGGCGCGTTACGGCTCGGCGCTGATCAACTTCGACACGGGCCTGAAGGTCCGCGTGAAGTCCGAGACGCCGCTGCGCAACGGCGCGATCGTCAAGGTGTCCAGCGAGTTCCTGCGCGCGGGCGGCCAGACCACGCCGGTCGATTACCTGATGCGCAAGACCGGCACGAAGTGGCAGGTGTTTGACGTGATGGTGGAAGGCGTGTCGTTCGTGCAGACCTTCCGCAGCCAGTTCGATGCGCCGCTGAGCACCAAGTCGATCAAGCAGGTCGCAGCCGACCTCCGCGCCGGCCGCGTGCAGCCCGACGCCAAGCAGTAA